One genomic window of Manihot esculenta cultivar AM560-2 chromosome 16, M.esculenta_v8, whole genome shotgun sequence includes the following:
- the LOC110603523 gene encoding probable GMP synthase [glutamine-hydrolyzing] has product MCSSKSRLHQGSNVPATIAKINGRPVLQPKSNQVPSLEKRNSLKKNPPKSPNLQPLPTPIPCLSPPISPKQKSPRPPALKRGGGSDSNSLNSSDEKFLTPRNTTQVSSIVRISKKSITSTAAPGSIAAERREHIANMQEQRKLRVSHYGRVRSAKQEAKVVSVDSSAVITTIVREERRCSFITPSSDPIYVAYHDEEWGVPVHDDKLLFELLVLTGAQVGSDWTSVLKKRQEFREAFHEFDAEVVAKFNEKKITSISAEYGINISHVRGVLDNANRILQVKKEFGTFDKYLWGFVTHKAIITQYKSCNKIPVKTSKSETISKDMVKRGFRFVGPIIIHSFMQASGLSNDHLITCPRHLQIHSIP; this is encoded by the exons ATGTGCTCTTCTAAATCAAGGCTGCACCAAGGTTCTAATGTTCCTGCAACTATTGCTAAAATCAATGGCCGCCCTGTTCTTCAGCCAAAATCCAACCAAGTTCCTAGCTTGGAAAAACGCAATTCACTTAAAAAGAATCCCCCAAAATCTCCTAATCTGCAGCCATTGCCAACTCCTATTCCTTGTCTGTCTCCTCCAATCTCTCCCAAGCAAAAATCACCGAGACCACCTGCACTTAAAAGAGGAGGAGGGAGTGACTCTAACAGCTTGAATTCCAGTGATGAGAAGTTTTTGACACCAAGAAACACAACCCAAGTGTCAAGTATTGTAAGAATATCAAAGAAATCCATCACTAGTACTGCAGCTCCTGGAAGCATAGCAGCTGAAAGGAGGGAACATATTGCTAATATGCAAGAGCAAAGGAAACTGCGAGTTTCTCATTATGGAAGAGTGAGGTCTGCTAAGCAAGAAGCAAAGGTTGTGTCTGTTGATTCTTCAGCTGTTATTACTACAATTGTTCGAGAAGAAAGGAGATGTAGCTTTATCACTCCAAGTTCAG ATCCTATCTACGTAGCTTACCATGATGAAGAATGGGGAGTTCCTGTTCATGATGATAA GCTGTTGTTTGAATTGCTAGTGCTGACAGGAGCACAAGTAGGATCAGACTGGACTTCAGTCTTGAAGAAAAGGCAAGAATTCAG AGAGGCCTTTCATGAGTTTGATGCAGAAGTTGTTGCCAAAttcaatgaaaagaaaataacatCAATTAGTGCTGAGTATGGCATAAACATAAGCCATGTTCGAGGAGTTTTGGACAACGCTAATAGAATTCTCCAG GTAAAGAAGGAATTTGGAACATTTGACAAGTACTTGTGGGGATTTGTGACTCACAAAGCAATCATAACCCAATACAAATCATGCAACAAGATCCCAGTGAAGACTTCAAAATCAGAAACTATAAGCAAAGACATGGTAAAAAGAGGATTTAGATTTGTTGGTCCAATTATAATTCATTCATTCATGCAAGCTTCTGGCCTTAGCAATGACCACTTGATCACTTGCCCAAGACATCTTCAAATTCATTCAATCCCCTGA